In a genomic window of Corynebacterium coyleae:
- the ctaD gene encoding aa3-type cytochrome oxidase subunit I, which yields MTAVAPRLDNHVPPTRPEPTGHARKGSQFYKQLITTDHKDLGIMYIIMSFVWFFVAGLMALLIRLELFSPGLQFLSNEQFNQLFTMHGTVMLLAFGTPIVWGFANYVLPLQIGAPDVAFPRLNAFGFWVTTVGVIAMLAGFVTPGGAADFGWTMYMPLADATHTPSVSANLWIVGVGATGVGTIASAVNMLTTVLTMRAPGMTMFRMPVFTWTVFVTSIIALMIFPLLTAAAMGVLFDRLIGGHIYDTANGGTILWQHLFWFFGHPEVYVLALPFFGLVSEIVPVFSRKPIFGYIGLVFATLAIAGLSMAVWAHHMFATGAVLLPFFSFMTFLISVPTGVKFFNWLGTMWNGHLTFETPMLWATGFLFTFLFGGLTGIMLAAPPLDFQLHDSYFVVAHFHYTLFGTVVFASTAGVYFWFPKMTGRMLDEKLGKIHFWLVVIGFNLTFMVQHWLGNMGMPRRYADYLDTDGFTLLNQVSTVGSFILGIGFLPFIWNVFKSWRYGEIVTVDDPWGYGNSLEWATSCPPPRHNFTSLPRIRSERPAFELHYPHMVETLRREAHTGHREA from the coding sequence ATGACCGCTGTGGCACCTAGGCTGGACAATCACGTCCCGCCGACACGCCCCGAGCCGACGGGCCATGCCCGCAAGGGTTCGCAATTTTATAAGCAACTCATCACGACCGACCACAAAGACCTCGGCATCATGTACATCATCATGTCGTTCGTGTGGTTCTTCGTGGCTGGCCTGATGGCCCTGCTGATTCGTCTGGAGCTCTTCAGCCCAGGCCTGCAGTTCCTGTCCAACGAGCAGTTCAACCAGCTGTTCACCATGCACGGCACCGTGATGCTTCTGGCATTCGGTACCCCAATCGTTTGGGGTTTTGCTAACTACGTTCTGCCGCTGCAGATCGGCGCCCCTGATGTGGCCTTCCCGCGCCTGAACGCATTCGGCTTCTGGGTCACCACCGTTGGTGTTATCGCCATGCTGGCCGGCTTCGTTACCCCGGGTGGCGCTGCTGACTTCGGCTGGACGATGTACATGCCGCTGGCTGACGCAACGCACACGCCGTCCGTTTCCGCCAACCTCTGGATTGTCGGTGTAGGCGCTACCGGTGTGGGCACCATTGCTTCCGCCGTGAACATGCTCACCACTGTGCTGACCATGCGTGCGCCGGGTATGACCATGTTCCGTATGCCGGTGTTCACCTGGACGGTGTTTGTTACCTCGATCATCGCGCTGATGATCTTCCCGCTGCTGACCGCAGCTGCAATGGGTGTGCTCTTCGACCGTCTCATCGGCGGCCACATCTACGACACCGCTAACGGCGGCACGATCCTGTGGCAGCACCTGTTCTGGTTCTTCGGCCACCCTGAGGTGTACGTCCTCGCACTGCCGTTCTTCGGCCTGGTGTCCGAGATCGTCCCGGTGTTCTCCCGTAAGCCGATCTTCGGCTACATCGGCCTGGTCTTCGCAACCCTGGCTATTGCAGGTCTGTCCATGGCTGTGTGGGCACACCACATGTTCGCCACCGGCGCTGTCCTGCTTCCGTTCTTCTCGTTCATGACCTTCCTGATTTCGGTTCCGACCGGTGTGAAGTTCTTCAACTGGCTCGGCACCATGTGGAACGGTCACCTGACGTTCGAGACCCCGATGCTGTGGGCAACGGGCTTCCTGTTCACCTTCCTCTTCGGTGGTCTGACCGGCATTATGCTGGCTGCTCCGCCGTTGGACTTCCAGCTGCACGACTCCTACTTCGTGGTTGCGCACTTCCACTACACCCTGTTTGGTACCGTGGTGTTCGCTTCCACCGCTGGCGTGTACTTCTGGTTCCCGAAGATGACCGGCCGCATGCTGGACGAGAAGCTGGGCAAGATTCACTTCTGGCTCGTTGTTATCGGCTTCAACCTGACCTTCATGGTTCAGCACTGGCTGGGCAACATGGGTATGCCGCGTCGTTACGCTGACTACCTCGACACCGATGGCTTCACCCTCCTGAACCAGGTGTCCACTGTTGGCTCCTTCATCCTGGGTATCGGCTTCCTGCCGTTCATCTGGAACGTGTTCAAGTCCTGGCGCTACGGCGAGATCGTCACCGTCGACGATCCGTGGGGCTACGGCAACTCCCTCGAGTGGGCAACCTCCTGCCCGCCGCCGCGCCATAACTTCACCTCCCTGCCGCGTATCCGCTCCGAGCGTCCTGCGTTCGAGCTGCACTACCCGCACATGGTGGAGACCCTGCGTCGTGAGGCCCACACTGGCCACCGCGAGGCATAA
- the murI gene encoding glutamate racemase codes for MSNQVSNQVSNNAPIGLFDSGVGGLTVARAVMDQLPGESLIYIGDTANSPYGPQPIADVRAHSQRIADDLVERGCKMLVIACNTATAAFLHDARERYSIPVLEVIQPAVRRAMATTRNNKIGVIGTEGTVTSGAYQDFFAVNPNVDVTAVACPDFVPLVEQGVTSGKHVLEVARGYVEPLREAGVDTLVLGCTHYPLLSGVIQLAVGDDVTLVSSAEETSKDVLRVLTESDLLSDDTTAPIRIFESTGDPGTFDELARRFLGPQVHAVGNRL; via the coding sequence GTGAGTAACCAGGTAAGCAACCAGGTAAGTAACAACGCGCCGATTGGGTTGTTCGACTCCGGTGTCGGCGGGCTGACCGTGGCGCGTGCGGTGATGGATCAGTTGCCGGGCGAATCCTTGATTTATATCGGCGATACCGCCAATAGCCCGTACGGTCCGCAGCCGATCGCGGATGTGCGCGCTCATTCGCAGCGCATTGCTGACGATCTGGTGGAACGTGGCTGCAAGATGCTTGTCATTGCGTGTAACACCGCCACCGCCGCGTTTCTTCATGATGCCCGCGAGCGCTACAGCATCCCTGTCCTCGAAGTGATCCAGCCTGCAGTACGCCGTGCGATGGCGACCACCCGAAACAACAAGATCGGCGTCATTGGCACCGAAGGCACCGTCACCTCTGGTGCGTATCAGGACTTCTTCGCGGTCAACCCGAATGTGGATGTCACCGCTGTTGCCTGCCCTGATTTCGTCCCCCTCGTGGAGCAGGGCGTGACCTCCGGCAAGCATGTGCTCGAGGTCGCCCGCGGCTATGTGGAGCCGCTGCGCGAAGCAGGCGTGGACACGCTTGTGCTCGGCTGTACGCACTATCCGCTGCTTTCCGGCGTGATCCAGCTTGCCGTTGGCGATGATGTCACGCTCGTGTCCTCAGCGGAGGAAACCTCGAAGGATGTGTTGCGCGTGCTCACGGAGAGCGATTTGCTTAGCGACGACACCACCGCCCCAATCCGCATCTTCGAATCCACCGGAGATCCTGGCACATTCGATGAGCTCGCCCGCCGATTCCTCGGCCCTCAGGTGCATGCGGTGGGCAACAGACTGTAA
- a CDS encoding nicotinate phosphoribosyltransferase, giving the protein MNQPLPSTAFLTDMYELTMLDAAIQDGTAERECVFEVFGRRMPNERRYGVVAGTARALDAITRFRFTEEQIATADFLSDAAREYLRNFRFSGQVDGYREGDLYFPYSPIMTVRGTFAECVILETVILSILNADSAIASAASRMVSAADGRPIIEMGSRRTHEEAAVSAARATYIAGFDATSNMEASLRHGIPASGTAAHSWTLLHVDENGQPDEKAAFAGQIKSLGKDTTLLVDTFDITKGVDNALEVAGTELGAVRIDSGDLGIVSRRVRKQLDEAGAFNTKIIVSSDLDEFAIAGLRGDPVDGFGVGTSVVTGSGAPTAGLVYKLVEVEGHPVAKRSSGKVTYGGGKSALRAYRSSGVAVGEIIHPMGAEIPRKPNLDYRELTVPMIRDGEVLDNQPSIEDSRKLHAEARTTLPWEGLALSRGEVAIPTRFIGFPEPTE; this is encoded by the coding sequence ATGAACCAACCGCTGCCCTCTACCGCGTTTTTAACCGACATGTACGAGCTCACCATGCTCGACGCCGCCATCCAAGATGGCACAGCCGAACGCGAGTGTGTTTTCGAAGTCTTTGGCCGCCGCATGCCCAACGAGCGCCGCTACGGCGTCGTCGCAGGTACCGCGCGTGCCCTCGACGCAATTACCCGCTTCCGCTTCACCGAAGAGCAGATCGCAACCGCCGATTTCCTTTCCGATGCAGCACGCGAATATCTCCGCAACTTCCGCTTCTCCGGCCAGGTGGACGGCTACCGGGAGGGCGATCTGTACTTCCCGTACTCCCCAATCATGACGGTGCGCGGCACGTTCGCCGAGTGCGTCATCTTGGAAACTGTCATCCTGTCCATCCTGAATGCCGACTCCGCGATTGCCTCCGCCGCGTCGCGTATGGTCTCCGCGGCAGACGGCCGGCCGATTATCGAGATGGGTTCGCGCCGTACCCACGAAGAGGCTGCCGTTTCGGCTGCACGTGCGACCTACATCGCGGGTTTTGACGCAACTTCCAACATGGAGGCGTCGCTACGCCACGGCATCCCGGCGTCCGGTACTGCCGCCCACTCGTGGACGCTGCTGCATGTCGACGAGAACGGCCAGCCCGATGAAAAGGCCGCCTTTGCCGGCCAGATTAAGTCCCTAGGTAAGGACACCACGCTGCTGGTGGATACCTTTGACATCACCAAGGGCGTGGACAACGCGCTCGAGGTTGCTGGCACCGAACTCGGCGCGGTGCGTATCGATTCTGGTGATCTCGGCATCGTCTCACGCCGCGTACGCAAGCAACTCGACGAGGCAGGTGCGTTCAACACCAAGATCATCGTCTCCTCCGACTTGGATGAGTTCGCCATCGCAGGTCTGCGCGGCGACCCAGTCGATGGCTTCGGCGTCGGCACCTCTGTGGTGACAGGCTCCGGCGCGCCTACGGCTGGCCTGGTCTACAAGCTCGTCGAGGTCGAAGGCCACCCCGTGGCCAAGCGTTCTTCCGGCAAGGTCACCTACGGCGGCGGCAAGTCTGCGCTTCGCGCGTACCGCTCCTCCGGCGTTGCGGTGGGCGAGATTATCCACCCGATGGGCGCCGAAATCCCCCGCAAGCCGAACCTGGACTACCGCGAGCTGACCGTGCCGATGATCCGCGACGGTGAGGTCCTGGACAACCAGCCAAGCATCGAGGACAGCCGAAAGCTGCACGCCGAAGCACGCACCACCCTGCCCTGGGAGGGCCTCGCTCTGTCGCGCGGCGAGGTTGCCATCCCGACCCGTTTTATCGGGTTTCCGGAGCCCACCGAGTAG
- the clpS gene encoding ATP-dependent Clp protease adapter ClpS, protein MSSPMATPELDEAVDVEVATSENLPWLCIVWDDPVNLMSYVTYVFQTVLGYDRKRAQELMMQVHTEGKAVVSSGEKDKVETDVKKLHTAGLWATMQQAG, encoded by the coding sequence ATGAGTTCGCCGATGGCGACCCCGGAGCTCGACGAGGCCGTCGATGTCGAGGTGGCCACGAGCGAGAACCTGCCATGGTTGTGCATTGTGTGGGACGACCCGGTGAACCTGATGAGTTATGTCACCTATGTGTTCCAGACGGTGCTGGGCTACGACCGCAAGCGCGCCCAGGAGCTGATGATGCAGGTCCACACTGAGGGCAAGGCTGTGGTCTCTTCTGGCGAGAAGGACAAGGTAGAAACCGACGTGAAGAAACTGCATACCGCCGGTCTGTGGGCGACGATGCAGCAGGCAGGGTAG
- a CDS encoding DUF2017 domain-containing protein codes for MQPWRKKKGLMRSTPKYTTTFDPMEREVIGDLTATVSEALIARAQSAPKDEFAEMMGVSTGHTEAPQDPKLARLLPDFEREGDEEFEGDNGLLRSLHENDIIRAKLINLQVVNEALGPTGGVEVTIEEEDAHKFIAAVNDMRLYIAADTSGGEGAQQERAMLVEWLAYCQDSLLDALMG; via the coding sequence ATGCAGCCTTGGCGTAAGAAGAAGGGGTTGATGCGTTCAACCCCGAAGTACACGACCACGTTTGATCCGATGGAGCGTGAGGTCATTGGGGATCTCACGGCGACGGTGTCGGAGGCGTTGATTGCACGTGCGCAGTCGGCTCCGAAGGATGAGTTCGCGGAGATGATGGGGGTTTCCACCGGGCACACGGAGGCGCCACAGGATCCGAAGTTGGCTCGTTTGTTGCCCGACTTTGAGCGTGAGGGCGACGAGGAGTTCGAGGGCGACAACGGTTTGTTGCGCAGCTTGCATGAAAACGACATCATTCGTGCGAAGTTGATCAATCTGCAGGTGGTCAACGAGGCGCTCGGCCCCACTGGTGGCGTTGAGGTCACCATCGAGGAAGAAGACGCGCACAAGTTCATCGCTGCGGTCAACGACATGCGCCTCTACATTGCCGCTGACACTTCGGGTGGCGAGGGCGCTCAGCAGGAGCGCGCGATGCTCGTGGAGTGGCTCGCGTACTGTCAGGATTCTTTGCTCGACGCATTGATGGGCTAG
- a CDS encoding ATP-dependent DNA helicase, translating into MADEPLSHSTGELLSAAVESLGGSRRPGQVKMADAVTRALDSERHLAVQAGTGTGKSLAYLVPALRYAQMHDTTVVVSTATIALQRQLVDRDLPRLADALEPLLPQRPTFAIQKGRNNYVCLHKVLAEDPSDTLIEEEDLTWLGKHVKRVAEWAQDTPTGDRDDLVPGVPDQAWRQVSVTSRECLGATRCPHGQDCFAEIARERTKDVDIVVTNHALLAIDALADVDVLPQHDAVIIDEAHELDGRITSVATAEISARALAMAARRADKLGAKRETLEDVIDDFTAAIDLEAPGRWETISDPARGGFVALRDALWKTRQSIGEPPEGEAQNDPEKFAERGNLTNHLEDLHDAIVRILGVFDEPDPAKHTDVVWLTRSDRHGDSVSVAPLSVAGLLHERLFGERTVVLTSATLTVGGNFNAMASAWGLPKGTWDSLDAGTPFDPAKSGILYTAKHLPTPGRDGLAKETLDEIAELITAAGGRTLGLFSSRRAAEQAAEAMRARLPFDILLQGEDSTGVLVDSFAKSENSCLFGTLTLWQGVDVPGSSCSLVIIDRIPFPRPDDPLLQARANAADAAGRSGFMEVSATHAALLMAQGAGRLLRSVNDRGVVAVLDNRLVTKRYGSFIRRSLPAFWDTTDPEVVRGALKRLVAKG; encoded by the coding sequence GTGGCAGACGAACCGCTTTCGCACAGCACAGGTGAGTTGCTTTCGGCTGCCGTCGAGTCGCTCGGCGGCTCGCGCCGGCCTGGCCAGGTCAAGATGGCCGACGCGGTCACTCGTGCGTTGGATTCCGAACGTCACCTTGCCGTTCAGGCAGGCACTGGTACGGGTAAGTCCCTGGCGTACCTGGTTCCTGCACTCCGTTATGCGCAGATGCACGACACAACCGTTGTGGTCTCCACTGCGACGATCGCGCTGCAGCGCCAACTGGTCGACCGTGACCTGCCGCGCCTTGCCGACGCGCTTGAGCCTCTCCTGCCCCAGCGACCAACCTTTGCCATCCAAAAGGGCCGTAACAACTACGTCTGTTTGCACAAGGTGCTTGCGGAGGACCCCAGCGACACCCTCATCGAGGAAGAGGATCTGACCTGGCTGGGCAAACACGTCAAGCGCGTCGCCGAGTGGGCACAGGACACCCCGACCGGTGACCGCGACGATCTGGTTCCCGGTGTGCCAGATCAGGCGTGGCGCCAAGTTTCGGTTACCTCCCGTGAGTGCTTGGGGGCGACGCGTTGTCCGCACGGCCAGGACTGCTTCGCGGAGATCGCCCGGGAGCGCACCAAGGACGTGGACATCGTGGTCACCAACCACGCACTACTGGCTATCGATGCCCTCGCCGATGTGGACGTGCTCCCCCAGCACGATGCTGTGATTATCGACGAGGCCCACGAACTCGACGGACGCATCACCTCCGTCGCTACCGCGGAGATTTCCGCACGCGCACTCGCCATGGCAGCTCGCCGTGCCGACAAGCTTGGCGCGAAACGCGAAACACTCGAGGACGTTATCGACGACTTCACTGCCGCCATCGACCTCGAAGCCCCCGGCCGGTGGGAAACCATTTCCGACCCGGCACGTGGTGGTTTTGTCGCTCTGCGCGACGCGTTGTGGAAGACCCGCCAGTCCATCGGCGAACCGCCCGAGGGTGAGGCCCAGAACGATCCGGAGAAGTTTGCGGAGCGTGGCAACCTGACCAACCACTTGGAGGATCTCCACGACGCGATCGTGCGCATCCTCGGTGTGTTCGACGAGCCGGATCCGGCCAAGCACACCGACGTTGTGTGGCTCACCCGCTCCGACCGCCACGGCGATTCCGTCTCCGTCGCGCCCCTGTCGGTCGCGGGGCTGCTCCACGAACGGCTTTTCGGGGAGCGCACCGTGGTGCTTACCTCTGCCACGTTGACGGTCGGCGGCAACTTCAACGCCATGGCCAGCGCCTGGGGCTTGCCGAAGGGCACCTGGGACTCGCTCGACGCTGGCACCCCGTTCGACCCCGCCAAGTCGGGCATCCTCTACACCGCGAAGCACCTGCCCACCCCGGGCCGCGATGGGCTTGCCAAAGAGACGCTCGACGAGATCGCTGAGTTGATTACCGCGGCAGGTGGTCGCACCTTAGGGCTATTTTCTTCTCGACGAGCCGCCGAACAGGCCGCCGAAGCCATGCGGGCCCGCCTCCCCTTCGACATCTTGTTGCAGGGCGAGGACTCCACCGGTGTACTGGTTGATAGTTTTGCCAAGTCAGAGAACTCATGTCTGTTCGGCACACTGACGTTGTGGCAGGGCGTCGACGTTCCAGGGAGCTCGTGCTCGCTGGTCATCATCGATCGCATCCCCTTCCCCCGCCCCGACGATCCCCTGTTGCAGGCCCGGGCGAACGCCGCCGATGCCGCCGGCCGGTCGGGCTTCATGGAGGTCTCCGCCACCCACGCGGCGCTGCTCATGGCGCAAGGTGCCGGCCGCTTGCTGCGCTCCGTCAATGACCGCGGGGTCGTGGCAGTGCTGGACAATCGCTTAGTGACGAAGCGTTACGGCTCGTTTATCCGCCGCAGCCTCCCCGCCTTCTGGGATACCACCGACCCCGAGGTCGTTCGCGGCGCGTTGAAGAGGTTGGTGGCTAAGGGATAG
- a CDS encoding P1 family peptidase: MRIDDPLARIGHTSLADTGVTAILAPHEAGMVAAVDVRGGGPGTRETDLLEPHNTVERVHAIMLCGGSAFGLAAADGAMAELERRGWGFPVFGEDMPGPRVPIVPAAVIFDLVVGDPAHRPTAADGAAAITVAFDGGAGATGSVGAGCGATAGVLRGGFGQATVSTMSTDGYTVEAYVVANPVGMVVDKHTGLLYGDGAKPAVDLERFNALERPTPKLNTTIGVIATNAPLTKPQLKRVAMTGHDGIARAIRPAHSPLDGDTLFAVSTAQPGAQPVSDVEAFGRIGEAGAQAVQAAIVDAVVNATGDFGITAWRDIARA, encoded by the coding sequence ATGCGTATCGACGACCCCTTGGCCCGCATCGGCCACACCTCACTCGCGGACACTGGCGTGACCGCGATCCTCGCACCGCACGAGGCGGGCATGGTTGCCGCCGTCGACGTGCGCGGCGGTGGCCCTGGTACTCGTGAGACTGACTTGCTCGAGCCGCACAATACGGTTGAGCGCGTCCACGCGATCATGCTGTGCGGTGGGTCTGCGTTTGGGCTTGCTGCCGCCGATGGAGCGATGGCCGAGCTGGAACGCCGCGGTTGGGGCTTTCCGGTGTTCGGCGAAGACATGCCGGGCCCCCGGGTGCCGATCGTGCCTGCGGCGGTGATCTTCGACCTTGTCGTCGGCGACCCGGCACACCGCCCCACTGCGGCCGATGGTGCAGCCGCGATCACCGTCGCCTTCGACGGTGGTGCAGGAGCGACCGGCAGTGTCGGTGCTGGCTGTGGCGCAACCGCTGGCGTGCTGCGGGGTGGGTTTGGCCAGGCCACGGTGAGCACGATGAGCACGGACGGCTACACGGTTGAGGCGTATGTGGTTGCCAATCCGGTTGGGATGGTCGTCGATAAGCACACCGGGCTCCTCTACGGCGATGGCGCGAAACCCGCGGTGGACCTGGAGCGGTTTAACGCGCTTGAGCGCCCCACACCGAAACTGAACACCACGATCGGTGTGATTGCCACGAATGCGCCGCTCACAAAGCCACAACTCAAGCGCGTGGCAATGACCGGGCACGACGGCATCGCGCGAGCCATTCGCCCCGCGCACTCGCCACTCGACGGCGACACGTTGTTCGCAGTGTCCACCGCTCAACCTGGTGCGCAGCCGGTCAGCGATGTCGAAGCTTTCGGACGCATCGGAGAAGCCGGCGCCCAAGCAGTGCAGGCTGCAATCGTGGACGCTGTAGTAAACGCAACCGGTGACTTTGGTATCACCGCCTGGCGCGACATCGCACGCGCCTAG
- a CDS encoding Abi family protein: MRIADLASAEESLRNIGYYRLSGYWYPVREPFPNQQKLHGYELTRKNEFREGTNFDDIIRLMRFDTRLRKAALSALEPVEIWLRNAIAHAIGSVHPLLHLHLDDPSMLDLQMQPPIKEPNQVERYAKWLDRFDASIGYSKEDFVHHYRDRNEDLPIWAAVQTFEWGTLHNLYDLLPKWMREQIAADTGLTFKELGSWQRSLAYLRNTCAHYARLYNRVDDAPLVPRKPSSTLSWIRAYPESLRDRTFFKLSMLQYLHGVIEGEPHFGLTKVAHEFLMANFSGHDLSTHSHSLPILTAMGCPPNVINKSPWV; encoded by the coding sequence ATGCGAATTGCAGATCTTGCGTCTGCGGAAGAGTCGCTGCGAAACATCGGATATTACCGTTTGAGCGGATACTGGTACCCGGTTAGAGAGCCATTCCCGAATCAACAAAAACTTCACGGATACGAACTCACACGCAAGAATGAATTCCGTGAGGGAACGAATTTCGACGACATCATTCGACTCATGAGGTTCGATACCCGATTGCGTAAGGCAGCCTTGAGTGCGTTGGAGCCCGTGGAGATTTGGCTCCGTAACGCCATTGCACACGCGATTGGTAGCGTGCACCCGCTGCTTCATCTTCATCTTGACGACCCGTCAATGCTTGACCTGCAGATGCAGCCTCCCATTAAGGAACCGAACCAGGTAGAGCGGTATGCAAAGTGGTTGGACCGCTTTGACGCATCTATTGGTTACTCCAAAGAGGATTTCGTACACCACTACCGGGATCGCAACGAAGATCTTCCAATTTGGGCTGCAGTGCAGACCTTCGAATGGGGAACGCTGCACAATCTGTACGATCTGCTTCCAAAGTGGATGCGCGAGCAGATCGCTGCTGATACCGGGCTCACGTTCAAGGAGCTCGGGTCATGGCAGCGATCGCTGGCTTATTTGCGAAATACGTGTGCACATTACGCGAGGCTGTATAACCGTGTAGACGATGCACCGCTTGTGCCAAGAAAACCAAGTTCCACACTCAGCTGGATTCGGGCGTATCCGGAATCGTTGCGAGACCGGACATTCTTCAAATTGTCCATGTTGCAGTACCTGCACGGTGTGATCGAAGGAGAGCCACATTTCGGGCTCACCAAAGTTGCTCACGAATTCCTGATGGCCAATTTCTCGGGACACGATCTTTCGACGCACTCACACTCGTTGCCCATCCTCACCGCAATGGGGTGCCCTCCGAACGTGATTAATAAATCGCCTTGGGTCTAG
- a CDS encoding rhomboid family intramembrane serine protease → MPAPGVPHNPYANQRQPYGQPGMGLQGQGYPASRSLKRTQQRKSGLRFAGGFLALIWAVFILQLFFPWLQGFGIHPLDINGLPMIFTSPLLHANLEHIISNSLPGALFAYLIGYSGKRVFWEVTTFVLLIGGLGTWVFGGIGTNHIGASGLVYGWLAYLLVRGFFNRSIGQILTGLILGFFYSGLIWGVLPGTEGVSWQAHLFGAIGGIVAGMIITSDDPPELAAKKHAKKQAKAAEKQARR, encoded by the coding sequence ATGCCTGCGCCGGGTGTGCCACACAACCCCTATGCCAACCAGCGTCAGCCGTACGGCCAGCCGGGCATGGGGTTGCAGGGACAGGGTTACCCGGCGAGCAGGTCGCTCAAACGCACGCAGCAGCGCAAATCCGGGCTGCGCTTTGCAGGTGGCTTCCTGGCCCTGATTTGGGCTGTGTTTATTCTCCAGCTCTTCTTCCCGTGGCTGCAGGGCTTTGGCATACACCCGCTGGACATCAACGGTCTGCCGATGATTTTCACCTCGCCGCTGCTGCACGCGAATCTGGAACACATCATTTCCAACTCGCTGCCGGGTGCGCTGTTTGCCTACCTCATCGGTTACTCCGGCAAGCGCGTGTTTTGGGAGGTGACAACGTTCGTTCTGCTCATCGGCGGACTCGGCACCTGGGTGTTCGGCGGTATTGGCACGAACCACATTGGCGCATCCGGCCTGGTGTATGGCTGGTTGGCGTACCTGTTGGTGCGTGGCTTTTTCAACCGCTCGATTGGTCAGATTCTTACCGGCTTAATCCTCGGCTTCTTCTACTCCGGTTTGATTTGGGGTGTGCTGCCGGGCACTGAGGGTGTCAGTTGGCAGGCGCACCTCTTTGGCGCGATCGGTGGCATTGTCGCCGGCATGATCATCACGTCTGACGATCCGCCGGAGCTCGCCGCGAAAAAGCATGCGAAGAAGCAGGCGAAGGCTGCGGAAAAGCAGGCGCGCAGGTGA
- a CDS encoding MBL fold metallo-hydrolase: MKLTILGCSGSLAAPGNPASSYVISVPGETDVVMDFGPGALAAMQERFDPAAAHVIFSHLHADHCSDFPSLLVWRRYHPEAPAQQRHRLIGPSYAVEHFGRMSADGPDDVDDCTDTFEFTTWRTREPETLSGLTVTPFEVVHPAQESHALRVEDAHGKVLTFSGDSSYTPSLIDAARGADLFLCEAAWGASSEGKAEGMHMSGKEAGRLAREAGVKTLVLVHIQPWTDPHSVLEAARTEFDGEILLGQAGAVYEV, from the coding sequence ATGAAGTTGACCATCCTTGGGTGCTCCGGAAGCCTTGCCGCGCCGGGGAACCCCGCCTCCTCCTACGTCATTTCGGTGCCGGGTGAAACCGATGTGGTGATGGACTTTGGTCCGGGGGCGCTCGCCGCGATGCAGGAACGGTTCGATCCTGCTGCGGCCCACGTGATCTTCAGCCACCTGCACGCTGATCATTGCTCGGATTTCCCGTCGCTGTTGGTGTGGCGCCGATACCATCCGGAGGCACCTGCGCAGCAGCGCCACCGCCTCATCGGGCCTTCGTATGCGGTTGAGCACTTTGGCCGCATGAGCGCCGATGGTCCGGATGATGTCGACGATTGCACCGACACATTCGAGTTCACCACCTGGCGTACCCGCGAGCCGGAGACGTTGAGCGGTCTGACGGTCACGCCGTTTGAAGTGGTCCACCCGGCCCAGGAGTCGCATGCGCTGCGCGTGGAGGACGCGCACGGCAAGGTGCTGACGTTCTCGGGCGACTCGAGCTACACGCCGTCGCTTATCGACGCCGCCCGTGGCGCCGACCTGTTCCTCTGCGAAGCAGCCTGGGGTGCGTCGTCGGAAGGCAAAGCCGAAGGCATGCACATGTCTGGCAAGGAGGCGGGACGCCTCGCCCGCGAAGCCGGGGTGAAGACGCTGGTGCTGGTGCACATTCAACCGTGGACTGACCCGCACAGTGTGCTTGAGGCAGCCCGTACTGAGTTTGATGGCGAGATTCTGCTGGGGCAGGCCGGCGCCGTCTACGAGGTGTAA
- a CDS encoding peptidyl-tRNA hydrolase, with protein MNAATTEITSAYELLRERVVDDYRQRSEDPNDPSTVQAMQLAINLPKQDPPSRNAVLVCAARAVVAVCLDSRAGIDGFWRDGVEQWYSHRIRKVARRARNKAWDDVQALPGVTVGSVRAFVPSAVGDVPHAIAKLQIKGTELEEGEDLPLVEGAPLIAVDSSLAMSAGKAAAQVGHASMLLAAAQDLEWVLDWAEQGFPLNVREVSADQFREYCDRPGAVAVRDAGYTEVAPGSTTVVAIP; from the coding sequence ATGAACGCCGCCACAACCGAAATCACAAGCGCATACGAGCTGCTGCGGGAACGCGTCGTAGATGACTACCGCCAACGCAGCGAGGATCCAAACGACCCATCGACAGTGCAGGCGATGCAACTCGCCATCAATCTGCCCAAGCAGGATCCGCCCAGCCGCAACGCGGTGCTTGTTTGCGCCGCCCGCGCCGTCGTCGCCGTATGCCTCGACTCTCGTGCGGGCATCGATGGCTTCTGGCGCGACGGGGTAGAGCAGTGGTATTCACACCGCATCCGTAAGGTTGCCCGGAGGGCACGGAACAAGGCTTGGGATGACGTGCAGGCGTTACCTGGGGTGACAGTGGGATCGGTACGCGCGTTTGTTCCGTCTGCTGTAGGGGATGTGCCACATGCGATAGCCAAGTTGCAGATCAAGGGCACAGAACTCGAGGAGGGCGAAGACCTGCCGCTCGTCGAGGGTGCTCCGTTGATCGCAGTGGACAGTTCGCTTGCGATGTCCGCGGGCAAGGCGGCCGCACAGGTAGGACACGCCTCAATGTTGCTTGCTGCGGCGCAGGACCTCGAGTGGGTGCTGGACTGGGCCGAGCAGGGGTTCCCGCTAAACGTGCGTGAAGTGTCTGCTGATCAGTTCCGTGAGTACTGCGATCGGCCAGGTGCGGTCGCGGTGCGAGACGCGGGCTACACGGAGGTCGCGCCCGGTTCCACCACCGTGGTGGCTATCCCTTAG